In Pseudomonas sp. FP1742, the DNA window TGCTGACCAACGCAATGGCTGCGGCGGCGAAAATCTGGGTCAGACGCATGAGAACTCCTGAAGGCGGACAAATGGGACGATCAGAACGCCCGTGCCGAAACACCGGGTCATAACCGCCCATCGTGCAAACCGGCAAAGCCTACCACATAAGGCCCCTGTGGCCGACTCCCGGTGATACAAGGCATCTAGAAGGCTCTGGCCTCTATGTGGGAGCGGGCTTGCTCGCGAATGCGGTATATCAGGCAACATCAATGTTGAATGTCAGGCCCCCTTCGCGAGCAAGCCCGCTCCCACCTAAAACCACTCTCACCCCGGTTAGCCGCGCGGGTGATGCTTGGCATGCAGATCCTGCAAGCGCGCCCGGGCGACGTGAGTATAGATCTGGGTGGTCGAGAGGTCGCTGTGACCCAGCAGCATTTGCACCACCCGCAAGTCGGCGCCGTGGTTGAGCAGATGCGTGGCGAAGGCATGGCGCAGGGTATGCGGCGACAGCGACTTGCCGATCCCGGCGACCTTGGCCTGGTGCTTGATGCGATGCCAGAAGGTCTGGCGGGTCATTTGCTCGCCGCGCTGGCTTGGGAACAGCACATCACTGGGACGCCCGCCCAGTAGCTCGCCACGGGCATCGCGCATGTAGCGCTCGACCCAGACGATCGCCTCCTCGCCCATCGGCACCAGCCGCTCCTTGCTGCCCTTGCCCATCACCCGCAGCACGCCCTGACGCAGGTTGACCTGTTCCAGCGTCAGGCTGATCAGCTCCGTTACCCGCAAGCCACAGGCGTAAAGCACCTCAAGCATGGCGCGGTCACGCTGGCCGATGGCCTCGCTCAAGTCCGGCGCGGCCAGCAAGGCCTCCACATCGGCTTCCGACAAGGATTTAGGCAATGGCCTGCCCAGTTGCGGCATATCCACGCGCAGGGTCGGATCGACCGCGATCAGCTTCTCCCGCAGCAAATAGCGATAGAAACCACGCACACCGGAGAGAAATCGCGCCGTAGAACGGGGTTTGTAGTTTTGCTCCAGGCGCCAGGCCAGGTGATCGAGGATCAACTCCCGCCCGGCATTGATCAGCTCCAGGCCCTTCTCCTGCAGCCAGCCGTTGAACAAGGCCAGGTCGCTGCGATAGGCATCGCGGGTGTTATCGGAAAGGCCTTTCTCCAGCCACAAGGCGTCGAGGAACTGGTCTATCAGGGGATGATCGATGGCAGGCATGGGGGCTCAGAACTGGCGGACAAAAGGCCGCAAAAATGAAGAGTCTTGCATAACACGTTGAGGGTGACACATGAAATTCGGGCACAAAAAAAGCATCCCTTGCGGGATGCTTCTTTTTGAGTAAGACGCTCAGCTCTTTACCGGGCCGGTTCGTTCTGCCCCAGGATCAGCTTGCCATCCTTGTCGACCGGAATCTGATTGCCCGGATCGCGATCCATCCGCACTTTGCCTTCCTTGCCGTCCAGCGAATAACGAACGTCGTAGCCTACGACCTTGTCGCTGATGTCATTGACCGTGTTGCAACGAGTCTGAGTCGTGGTGTAGGTGTCACGCTCCTGCATGCCCTCCTGCACCTTGTTACCCGCATAACCGCCGCCGACCGCACCGGCCACTGTGGCGATTTTCTTGCCCGTGCCGCCGCCGATCTGGTTGCCCAACAGGCCGCCAGCCAGGGCGCCGACCACCGTACCGGCGATCTGGTGTTGATCTTTCACCGGCGCTTGCCGGGTCACCGTAACGTCCTTGCACACTTCACGTGGAGTTTTGATTTGTGTCTTGACCGGTTCAACGGCCAGCACTTGTGCATACTCAGGGCCGCTTTTAACCAGTTTGTAGGTGGCAACAGCACCCCCGGCAGTCACACCGACAGCACCCAATACCGCACCAACCAGCAACGACTTGTTCACATGAACCTCCTGGCTATAACAGACGGGACATACCCGCGCTTCTCCCAGCCTTGGAGCATAAAAAAAGGCGCGAGTTCAACACTCGCGCCTTCTCGGCTTGCAGCAGGAAAAAGATAACCGTTATGGACGGTCGTCGACTTCCTTCTCGCTCGTCGCCACAGGAATCAGGTCTTCGCTGTTCAGGTTCAGCCAGATCAGCACCACGTTCGCGATGTAGATCGAGGAGTAAGTACCCGCCAGAACACCGATGAACAGGGCAATGGAGAAGCCGAACAGGTTGTCGCCGCCGAAGAACAGCAGGGCCGCGATTGCCAGCAAGGTGGAGATCGACGTCGCCATGGTCCGCAGCAGGGTTTGCGTGGTCGAGATGTTGATGTTCTCGATCAGGCTGGCCTTGCGCAGGACGCGGAAGTTCTCACGAACCCGGTCGAATACCACGATGGTGTCGTTGAGCGAGTAGCCGATGATCGCCAGTACCGCCGCCAGCACCGTCAGGTCGAAGGTGATCTGGAAGAACGACAGGATACCGACGGTCACGATCACGTCGTGGATCAGGGACACGATCGCACCGACCGCAAACTTCCACTGAAAGCGGAACGCCAGGTAGATCAGGATGCCGCCCAGCGCCATCAGCATGCCGAGGCCGCCCTGGTCGCGCAGTTCTTCACCCACTTGCGGGCCGACGAACTCGACACGCTTGACCTGAGCCGGGTTGTCGCCGCCGACTTTCTGCAGCGCTTCAGCCACCTGGTGACCCAGTTGCGGGTCTTCGCCAGGCATGCGCACCAGAAGATCGGTAGTGGCACCGAAGTTCTGCACGATGGCTTCGTGATAACCGGCTGTAACCAGTTGCTCACGCACCTTGGTGACATCGGCCGGACGCTCGTAGGTCAGCTCGATGAGCGTACCGCCGGTGAAGTCCAGGCCCCAGTTCATGCCCTTATGAAAGACACTGAACATTGCCAGCGCGGTAAGGAACAATGTGACGCCGAACGCAAAGTTGCGAACGCCCATGAAGTTGATTGTACGTAACATGGCAGCCCCTTAAATCCACAACTTCTTGAAGTCACGACCGCCGAAGATCAGGTTGACCATCGCGCGGGTCACCATGATGGCCGTGAACATCGAGGTAAAGATCCCGAGGGACATGGTCACGGCGAACCCTTTGACCGGGCCGGTGCCCATGGCAAAGAGAATCCCGCCCACCAACAAGGTTGTCAGGTTGGCGTCGAGAATCGCGGTGAATGCCCGGCCGAAGCCTTCGTTGATTGCCCGTTGTACGGTCATGCCGGCCGCGATCTCTTCACGTATCCGCGAGAAGATCAGAACGTTGGCATCGACCGCCATACCCATGGTCAATACGATACCGGCGATACCCGGCAGGGTCAGCGTTGCACCCAGCAGCGACATCAAGGCCAGCAGCATCACCATGTTCACCGCCAGCGCGACGGTGGCGATGAGACCGAAGAAGCGGTAGATGGCCATGATGAACAGCGAGACAAACAGCATGCCCCACAACGATGCATCGATACCTTTGGTGATGTTGTCGGCACCCAGGCTCGGGCCAATGGTGCGCTCTTCAGCGAAGTACATCGGAGCCGCCAGACCACCGGCACGCAGCAGCAGCGCCAGTTCGGACGATTCGCCCTGTCCGTTCAGGCCAGTGATGCGGAACTGGGCACCCAGCGGCGACTGGATGGTCGCCAGGCTGATGATCTTCTTCTCTTCCTTGAACGTCTGGACCGGCACGTCTTTCTCGACACCGTTGACCACTTGCTTGACGTAAGTGGTGACCGGACGCTGTTCAATGAAGATCACCGCCATGCTGCGGCCGACGTTGCTGCGAGTCGCACGACTCATCAGCTCGCCACCGTGGCCATCCAGACGGATGTTCACTTCTGGCGTACCGTGCTCGCCGAAGCCCGCCTTGGCGTCAGTCACCTGGTCGCCGGTGATGATCAGGCCACGCTCGATCAGAGCCGGAGGACGCTTGCCTTCACGGAACTCGAATTCCTCGGAAGTGGCTTTCGAAGCGCCAGGCTCAGCCGCCAGACGGAACTCCAGGTTGGCCGTCTTGCCGAGGATACGCTTGGCTTCTGCGGTGTCTTGCACGCCCGGCAGCTCAACCACGATGCGGTTGGCGCCCTGGCGCTGAACGATAGGTTCGGCAACACCCAGCTCGTTGACGCGGTTGCGTACCGTGGTCAAGTTCTGCTTGATGGAGTATTCACGGATTTCCGCCAGCTTGGCCGGGGTCATCGCCAGACGCAGTACCGGTTGGCCATTGAGGTCGGCCGGAACAATGTCGAAATCGTTGAAGTTCTTGCGGATCAGCGCACGGGCCTGTTCGCGGGAGTCTTCATCAGAGAAGCCCAGCTGAATGGCACCGCCCAGTTGCGGCAGGCTGCGATAGCGCAGTTTCTCTTTGCGCAACAGGCTCTTCACATCGCCTTCGTAGACTTTCAGGCGTGCGTCGAGGGCTTTGTCCATGTCCACTTCCAGCAGGAAGTGCACACCACCGGACAAGTCCAGACCCAGCTTCATCGGGTGCGCGCCCAGGCTGCGCAGCCATTGCGGGGTGGTTTGCGCCAGGTTCAGTGCAACGACGTAGTCATCGCCCAATGCCTTGCGCACGACGTCTTTGGCTGGCAACTGGTCTTCAGCCTTGACCAGGCGAATCAGACCGCCCTTGCCGTTTGCCGCCAGCGTGGCCGCCTTGACGTTGATCCCGGATTCCTTGAGCGCGGTGCTCACACGGTCCAGATCAGCCTGATTGACTTGCAGCGCAGTGCTTGCACCGCTGACCTGAATGGCCGGGTCATCAGGATATAGATTGGGAGCGGAATAAATCAGACCGACCGCCAGCACCGCCAGGATCAGAATGTATTTCCACAGAGGGTATTTGTTCAGCATCACGCCGCCCGCTTATGACGCGGGGCGCCTTGCGCGCCCCGTCGATTGAGTAGAAGTTGTAACTTAGATCGCTTTGAGCGTGCCTTTTGGCAGCGTGGCGGCGATGGCGCCTTTCTGGAACTTCATTTCAACGGTGTCGGAAACTTCCAGAACCACGAAGTCGTCGGACACTTTGGTGATTTTGCCGGCGATACCACCGGTGGTCACAACTTCGTCACCTTTTTGCAGGCTGCTCAGCAGGTTCTTCTGCTCTTTGGCGCGCTTGGCCTGTGGACGCCAGATCATCAGGTAGAAGATGACCAGGAAACCGACCAGGAAAATCCACTCAAAGCCGCCGCCCATCGGGCCTGCCGCAGGTGCAGCAGCGTCAGCCATGGCATTAGAGATAAAAAAGCTCATTTAGCACTCCAGTTGCAAATGTTGAATCTTGGGGTCAGAAAACTCAGTCCAAAGGCGGAACAGGCAACCCGCGTTTGGCGTAGAAGGCATCGACAAAGGCGGCCAATGTACCCTGTTGAATAGCCTCGCGCAAACCAGCCATAAGCACTTGATAATGGCGCAAGTTATGGATGGTATTGAGCATGCTTCCCAGCATTTCGCCGCACTTGTCCAGGTGATGCAGATAAGCGCGGGAGAAGTTCTGGCAGGTGTAGCAATCGCAGGTCGGATCCAGCGGCGAATCATCATGGCGATGGAACGCGTTACGGATCTTCAGCACGCCTGTATCAATGAACAGATGCCCGTTGCGGGCATTACGGGTTGGCATCACGCAATCGAACATGTCCACACCGCGGCGCACACCCTCAACCAGATCTTCCGGTTTGCCAACGCCCATAAGGTAACGAGGTTTGTCAGCCGGCATCTGACCCGGCAGGTAATCGAGCACCTTGATCATCTCGTGCTTGGGCTCGCCCACCGACAGACCACCGATGGCTAGGCCGTCGAAGCCGATCTTGTCGAGGCCTTCCAGCGAACGCATGCGCAGATCCTGGTGCATGCCGCCCTGCACGATGCCGAACAACGCCGCGGTGTTGTCGCCATGGGCGTTTTTCGAACGCTGAGCCCAGCGCAACGACAGCTCCATCGATACGCGAGCGACGTCTTCGTCGGCCGGGTACGGGGTGCATTCGTCGAAGATCATCACGATGTCCGAGCCCAGGTCACGCTGGACCTGCATCGACTCTTCCGGGCCCATGAACACTTTGGCGCCGTCGACCGGAGAGGCGAAGGTCACGCCCTCCTCCTTGATCTTGCGCATGGCGCCCAGGCTGAACACCTGGAAACCGCCGGAGTCGGTCAGAATCGGGCCTTTCCACTGCATGAAATCGTGCAGGTCGCCATGCTTCTTGATCACTTCGGTGCCAGGACGCAGCCACAAGTGGAAGGTGTTGCCCAGAATGATTTCCGCGCCGGTGGCGACGATATCCCGCGGCAGCATGCCCTTGACCGTACCGTACGTGCCCACCGGCATGAACGCCGGGGTCTCGACGGTACCGCGCGGGAAGGTCAAACGACCGCGACGCGCCTTGCCGTCAGTAGCAAGCAACTCAAACGACATACGACTTTGGCGACTCATTCTTTGTCCTCAGGGCCACGTGGTGCGGGATTACGGGTGATAAACATCGCATCACCGTAGCTGAAAAAGCGGTATTCGTTGTCGACGGCGGCTTTATAGGCGGCCATGGTCTCGGGATAACCGGCGAACGCCGAAACCAGCATCAACAGCGTGGATTCGGGCAAATGGAAGTTGGTAACCAGGGCATCGACTACATGAAACGGCCGGCCTGGGTAGATAAAGATATCGGTGTCGCCACTGAACGGCTTGAGCACGCCATCACGCGCGGCACTTTCCAGGGAACGCACGCTGGTGGTCCCCACGGCCACCACTCGACCGCCGCGAGCGCGGCAGGCTGCAACGGCATCGACCACGTCCTGGCCGACTTCCAGCCATTCGCTGTGCATGTGGTGATCTTCGATCTTCTCCACGCGCACCGGCTGGAACGTGCCCGCGCCGACGTGCAAGGTCACGAATGCGGTCTCGATACCCTTGGCGGCAATCGCCTCCATCAACGGCTGATCAAAATGCAGCCCCGCCGTCGGCGCCGCCACCGCGCCCAAACGCTCGGCGTACACCGTCTGATAACGCTCGCGGTCCGAGCCTTCATCCGGGCGGTCTATATAAGGAGGCAACGGCATGTGCCCGACGCGATCGAGCAGCGGCAACACCTCTTCGGCAAACCCCAGCTCGAACAACGCATCGTGACGCGCCAGCATCTCGGCCTCGCCACCGCCATCGATAAGGATCTTCGACCCCGGCTTCGGTGACTTGCTGGAGCGCACATGGGCCAGCACGCGATGACTGTCGAGCACCCGCTCCACCAGAATTTCCAGCTTGCCGCCGGAAGCTTTCTGGCCAAACAGCCGCGCCGGAATCACCCGGGTATTGTTGAACACCATCAAATCGCCTGGGCGCAAATGCTCAAGCAAATCAGTGAATTGACGGTGTGCCAGGGCGCCGCTGACCCCATCCAGGGTCAACAGGCGACTACCGCGACGCTCGGCCAAAGGATGGCGAGCAATCAGCGAATCAGGGAGCTCGAAGGTAAAGTCAGCAACGCGCATGATGGGGTTCGTCTAGCAGGGCCGGGAAGTCTAGCGGAAATATCAAAAATTCTCCATGTACCTGATTGACCAGCGGTATTCACCTCTCTATACTTCGCCGCCATTGAGCCCTGATGGCGGAATTGGTAGACGCGGCGGATTCAAAATCCGTTTTCGAAAGGAGTGGGAGTTCGAGTCTCCCTCGGGGCACCAAAATTAAGAAAGGTCTTGCTTTGCAAGGCCTTTTTTTTCGTCTGTAGAAAAGCCATTGCCCGCACCGCTGTCGTGTAGGGGCCGCCGAAGGTTGCGATCTTTTGATCTTGCTTCTCTTACGCACGTCCCGCACCGGTGGAACATTTCACAAGGATTCCCACCATGGAATTGCAGCTGGAAAGCGTCGCCCTCTTCTCCCTCAAACTGGCTTACGAGACGGAAGATTCAAGTCCGATTTTGCGTGATGATCTGGTCATGGGTGATTACCAGCGGGATGTGTTTGAGTTGCTGGTGCGGCGGCGGGATGTCGAGACCATTAAGGTCAAAGTGGCTGAATGCGTAGGTCTGGCGCTTGAGGCGATAGGTGGAGTTGGTACGGCGCTGGGTCGAGAACTAGATAGATTGTCGGCTGATTTCGGAGCTGCGCAGACGCTGGAGCACCTTGATGTTCCGCTTATTGCGCTTAAGGATTACTTGAAAGACATTCAGTGAGTGATCGGGTGGAAGCACGTTTGGTGCCCCTTTACACCGGGTGATACTGGACAGGGGTTTGGCTGATATAAAAATGGACCTGTCCACTTTTCCATTGCGCCGGCAGACAACAACGAAAGACTTTTTCGGCATCACAAGGACGTATCAATGCGACAAATCGCCCTTAGCAACAAGCCACTCAGAGGCATTCCCCGCCGCCTTCGCGCTCTGGAACGCTGGGCGTCCAGTTTTCGCGACGAGTTTCACCCGCGATCCGAGCACATGGAGCGCTACACACATTGGAAGATCCCGGTGCACGCGGCCCTGGTCCAAGGCCCTCAAGCCAGGATCGAAGTTCAGGCCTTCTGCATTCAGCAACTGCTCGAAGCCGCCAGCCACCTGTCCAACGCTGCCGACCACTCACAGGGTTACTACCGGGTCGCCTGCCTGCTGGTGTGGCCATGGGTTCATCAGAGCGAGGTCACCCTCTTCTATGATCGAGACTACTATCTGGGTTTTCTCGGTGAAACTAACACGCTTAAACCAGAGCGGATCAGTGATGTTCTTGCCCTGCACGCTCCAGCGCATTTCATCGAGCACGGGCATGACGTAACTCAACCTGACGATGAGGTTGCAGTACAGTGGTGGTGCATCGGGGAACCGGCCTGACGCGAAGAAAAGGGAGGACAAAGTTCGATCCGGCGTTTTACGGTCGTTTTATTCGGGACAATCGGGCGTACTCTCAAACGACGCAAGCACGCATGATCAGTTATTGGGATTGCTACTGGCGACACTCGTACAAATACCAGTCCGACTATGTAAGGTTTCGGCTGTTTGCCAAATTTCGCGACTTCAAGAAAGCTGCTAGAACTCAACCCTGTTATAAACGCCTTCAGCCCCCACATTATGACCAAAGCCGCACCACTCACCTGCCGTGCGCTTTACAGTGAGCAGATCTTTTTTAATGTCAAAGTCGTATACGCAGTCGCCTTCGTCATCTCCACTCATGGCATATTGAGCCTTGCCATTATCAACCTCTAATACCGTTGAAAACTCACCTATATTGGGACCGTAGTACATCGCCATCAGGCCAGCGTAATAACCCTGAAAATCAACTTTGTATTTCTGACCCTGCGGCTTGATAGTCATCGTGTTCCATAACGAAGCCCCGGCATATTGCCAATATTGCCCTTCTGACTTAGCAGACAGTTTCTCTACCGAGTTTTTTATATCGCTACTGAATTTTTCAAGGTTGAAAATCGACTTTTTGTCGTTTGGAAGAATATTCAGCCATGCCCGGGCCTTAAGGTAATTGCCTTCGTGTACATAGGTGAGAGCGACGTTATTGTAGGCCATCGCAACTGCCTCTTCGCCTAGCTGACAACTCTCCGACCAGCCGACCTGCCGCTCGTATTGCTCCCGAGCCTTGGCGTATTGCTTAAGCTTGTAATACTTTCCGCCCTCGGCGGAGTATTCACTAACTTTAAGACAGTTAGCCGTCGCCTCTTCCTCTGTAATGTCCGCATGAACAAAAAGCGGGGTAATAAAAAGGAGTATGATCGCGTCAATTTTTATAAAGCGGCGCACTGAAGGATAGAAGTGCTGAATATCCATATTATTTTTTCCTGTTAAAAACTTAAATTCCAAACGGCGTAAAGGGTAGCGTTGTCGTGCGGGAGAAACAATTGCATAAAAAGGGGACGGTCCATCTGACGGCAGTGACATTTTTTGCGATGCCTGAAGCCGCCATGCCTGGGCCGCGCATTATTTGACGGCGATGAGTAAGGCGGTGGTTGATGATGCGGTGAAGGTGCTGGCGCGGGATCGGGCTTCTGCATCGACAGCTAAGCAGGCGGCGGAGAAGTCTGAAGCGTAGCGGTTGAACAATGGCGGGATTGTTTTGATGCCTGTCGTTGGTTGGTATGACGCCTGGGGGAGTGGGCTGCTTGGGATTTTGGCCAAATATCAGCATTGATGTTGGCTGGGCTGGCGCTTTCGCGAGCAAGCCCGCTCCCACAGGGGTTGTGTGGGCTGACTGGCATTTGGGATTAGCCTCGACATTTTTCGGGGCTTTTTATCATTTGGCTCAGAGTGGATGTTTGTGGGGCTTTCGGTTTACAGCGCAATAAATCAACGCATCTGCTCCCTGGAATTGCCCACGGATCTGATGCTGTTTCTTACCTGTGATGCTTGATATATATCAGCCATCGACAGGCCCTCAGGGCATTAGGTCAGTGAGCGAACGCCCCACGCCACGCTCATCTAGACTTAATGGATAGTCGTAGGCAGAACCGAGCACGTCGCTTTGGTGCAGTTCAATCAATAGCGCCGTGGCAAGCTGCCCTTTATGCCCAGTAGAGGTGCGGCGAAGACCGCACCGGGCACAACAAGATGCCCGCTCAGGGTGCCCTGGCCAACGGCCTGCCACGATATCGTGACGTGGTGTGAATGCCGCAGCCGACACTTTCGGACAACCGACAACCGCCTGGTTTGCCCGTGACCGTGAGGAATGCTGTATGCCCGATGAGATGTTGCACCTGCCTATGGTCAACAACCTGCTGGAGCGCCACAAGGGTTCGCCCGGCGCGCTGTTACCGATCCTTCATGATATTCAGGAGGGCATCGGTTACATCCCCGATGCCGCCGTTCCCGAGATTGCCCACGCCCTCAACCTGAGTCAGGCCGAGGTTCGCGGGGTGATCAGCTTCTACCATGACTTCCGCACCGCGCCTCCGGCCCGACATATCCTGCGTCTGTGCCGGGCCGAATCCTGCCAGAGCCGCGGCGCCGAGCAGCTCGCGGCGCAGTTGCGCGAACGTCTGCAACTGGACGACCACGGCAGCAGCGCCGACGGCAATATCAGTCTGCGCCCGGTGTATTGCCTCGGCGCCTGCGCCTGCTCGCCCGCCCTGGAGCTGGATGGTCAGGTGCATGCGCGGCTCACTGCCGAACGCCTGGATGCCCTGCTCGATGCTTGCCAGGAGGACGCATGATGCCGACGCTTTATCTGCCCTGTGATTCTCTTGCCCGCGCCGTGGGCGCCGATGAGGTGGCCGTGGCCCTGGCCACTCAGGCCCAGGAGCGCGGTCTGCCGCTGGATTTGCAACGCACCAGCTCGCGCGGCCTGTACTGGCTGGAACCGCTGCTGGAAGTGGACAGCCCGCAAGGTCGTATCGGCTTCGGCCCGCTGACCGCTGCCGATGTGCCGTCCGTGCTTGATGCGCTGCAAGGCGAGTCGTCCGCTCATCCGCTGGCCTTGGGGCTGGTGGAGGAGTTGCCTTATCTGAAGAGCCAACAACGCCTGCTGTTCGCCCGCGCCGGCATTACCCGGCCGCTGTCGTTGGAGGATTACCGGGCTCATGGCGGCTTCGAGGGCTTGACCCAGGCCATCGCTCTGGGCGGCGAGCAGACCGCGACTGCAGTATTCGATTCGGGCCTGCGTGGCCGTGGCGGCGCGGCTTTCCCGGCCGGGATCAAATGGCGCACGGTGCGCGCTACCCAGGCGACGCAGAAATACATTGTGTGCAACGCCGACGAAGGCGACTCCGGCACCTTTGCCGACCGCATGTTGATGGAAGGCGACCCCTTCTTGCTGATCGAAGGCATGGCCATTGCCGGCATCACCGTCGGCGCCACCTACAGCTACATCTATGTGCGCTCGGAATATCCACAGGCCGTGGCCACCCTGCGCGAGGCGCTGGACATCGCCCGGGCCGCCGGTTACCTCGGCGCCAATGTCGGCGGCAGCGGAATGGCCTTCGACATGGAAGTGCGGGTCGGTGCCGGCGCTTACATCTGCGGTGAAGAAACCGCGCTGCTGGACTCCCTCGAAGGCAAGCGCGGGATTGTCCGCGCCAAGCCGCCGATCCCGGCCTTGCAGGGCCTGTTCGGCTTGCCGACCCTGGTGCACAACGTGCTGACGCTGGCCTCGGTGCCGCTGATTCTGGCCAAGGGCGCGCCGTTCTATCGCGATTACGGCATGGGCCGTTCCCTGGGCACCATGCCCTTCCAGCTGGCGGGCAATATTCGTCACGGCGGTTTGGTGGAGCGGGCCTTTGGCCTGACCCTGCGGGAATTGGTGGAAGACTACGGCGGCGGGACCGCCAGTGGCCGGCCGCTGAAGGCCGCGCAGGTTGGCGGCCCGCTCGGCGCCTGGGTGCCGCCGTCGCAATTCGATACACCGCTGGATTACGAAGCCTTCGCCGCCATGGGCGCGATGCTCGGCCACGGTGGTGTGGTGGTGGCTGATGACACGTTGGACATGGCCCACATGGCGCGCTTCGCCATGCAGTTTTGTGCCGAGGAATCCTGTGGCAAATGCACGCCGTGCCGTATCGGCTCGACCCGGGGCGTTGAGGTGATCGACCGTCTGCTGGCTGCGCCTGACCAGAACGGTCGCGATGAGCAGGCGATCATCCTCAAGGACCTGTGCGACACAATGCAATACGGTTCGCTGTGCGCGTTGGGTGGCATGACCTCCTATCCGGTCGTCAGCGCCCTCAAGCACTTCCCCGCCGACTTCGGTCTGCAAGCCTCGGAGGCCGAGCAATGATCACTGTATTCGACCCGAAAACCGATATGGATCTGGGTACCCCGGCCCGCGAAAGCCAGGTGCAAGTCACCCTGAACATCGACGGCCAAAGCATCAGCGTGCCCGAAGGCACCTCGGTGATGCGCGCCGCCGCGCTGCTGGGCACCACCATCCCCAAACTGTGCGCCACCGACAGCCTGGAAGCGTTCGGCTCCTGCCGCATGTGCCTGGTGGAGATCGACGGCATGCGCGGCTACCCCGCATCCTGCACGACGCCGGTCAGCGAGGGCATGAGCGTGCACACCCAGACGCCGAAGCTCGCGACCTTGCGCCGCAACGTCATGGAGCTGTACATCTCCGATCACCCGCTGGATTGCCTGACCTGCTCGGCCAACGGCAACTGCGAGCTGCAAACCGTCGCCGGCCAGGTCGGCCTGCGGGAAGTGCGTTACGGCTATGAGGGCGAGAACCATCTGGACGACGTGAAGGACACCTCCAACCCGTACTTCGACTACGA includes these proteins:
- the yajC gene encoding preprotein translocase subunit YajC is translated as MSFFISNAMADAAAPAAGPMGGGFEWIFLVGFLVIFYLMIWRPQAKRAKEQKNLLSSLQKGDEVVTTGGIAGKITKVSDDFVVLEVSDTVEMKFQKGAIAATLPKGTLKAI
- a CDS encoding glycine zipper 2TM domain-containing protein, with the protein product MNKSLLVGAVLGAVGVTAGGAVATYKLVKSGPEYAQVLAVEPVKTQIKTPREVCKDVTVTRQAPVKDQHQIAGTVVGALAGGLLGNQIGGGTGKKIATVAGAVGGGYAGNKVQEGMQERDTYTTTQTRCNTVNDISDKVVGYDVRYSLDGKEGKVRMDRDPGNQIPVDKDGKLILGQNEPAR
- the secF gene encoding protein translocase subunit SecF; amino-acid sequence: MLRTINFMGVRNFAFGVTLFLTALAMFSVFHKGMNWGLDFTGGTLIELTYERPADVTKVREQLVTAGYHEAIVQNFGATTDLLVRMPGEDPQLGHQVAEALQKVGGDNPAQVKRVEFVGPQVGEELRDQGGLGMLMALGGILIYLAFRFQWKFAVGAIVSLIHDVIVTVGILSFFQITFDLTVLAAVLAIIGYSLNDTIVVFDRVRENFRVLRKASLIENINISTTQTLLRTMATSISTLLAIAALLFFGGDNLFGFSIALFIGVLAGTYSSIYIANVVLIWLNLNSEDLIPVATSEKEVDDRP
- the xerD gene encoding site-specific tyrosine recombinase XerD, which encodes MPAIDHPLIDQFLDALWLEKGLSDNTRDAYRSDLALFNGWLQEKGLELINAGRELILDHLAWRLEQNYKPRSTARFLSGVRGFYRYLLREKLIAVDPTLRVDMPQLGRPLPKSLSEADVEALLAAPDLSEAIGQRDRAMLEVLYACGLRVTELISLTLEQVNLRQGVLRVMGKGSKERLVPMGEEAIVWVERYMRDARGELLGGRPSDVLFPSQRGEQMTRQTFWHRIKHQAKVAGIGKSLSPHTLRHAFATHLLNHGADLRVVQMLLGHSDLSTTQIYTHVARARLQDLHAKHHPRG
- the queA gene encoding tRNA preQ1(34) S-adenosylmethionine ribosyltransferase-isomerase QueA, with protein sequence MRVADFTFELPDSLIARHPLAERRGSRLLTLDGVSGALAHRQFTDLLEHLRPGDLMVFNNTRVIPARLFGQKASGGKLEILVERVLDSHRVLAHVRSSKSPKPGSKILIDGGGEAEMLARHDALFELGFAEEVLPLLDRVGHMPLPPYIDRPDEGSDRERYQTVYAERLGAVAAPTAGLHFDQPLMEAIAAKGIETAFVTLHVGAGTFQPVRVEKIEDHHMHSEWLEVGQDVVDAVAACRARGGRVVAVGTTSVRSLESAARDGVLKPFSGDTDIFIYPGRPFHVVDALVTNFHLPESTLLMLVSAFAGYPETMAAYKAAVDNEYRFFSYGDAMFITRNPAPRGPEDKE
- a CDS encoding DUF3916 domain-containing protein: MRQIALSNKPLRGIPRRLRALERWASSFRDEFHPRSEHMERYTHWKIPVHAALVQGPQARIEVQAFCIQQLLEAASHLSNAADHSQGYYRVACLLVWPWVHQSEVTLFYDRDYYLGFLGETNTLKPERISDVLALHAPAHFIEHGHDVTQPDDEVAVQWWCIGEPA
- the secD gene encoding protein translocase subunit SecD, encoding MLNKYPLWKYILILAVLAVGLIYSAPNLYPDDPAIQVSGASTALQVNQADLDRVSTALKESGINVKAATLAANGKGGLIRLVKAEDQLPAKDVVRKALGDDYVVALNLAQTTPQWLRSLGAHPMKLGLDLSGGVHFLLEVDMDKALDARLKVYEGDVKSLLRKEKLRYRSLPQLGGAIQLGFSDEDSREQARALIRKNFNDFDIVPADLNGQPVLRLAMTPAKLAEIREYSIKQNLTTVRNRVNELGVAEPIVQRQGANRIVVELPGVQDTAEAKRILGKTANLEFRLAAEPGASKATSEEFEFREGKRPPALIERGLIITGDQVTDAKAGFGEHGTPEVNIRLDGHGGELMSRATRSNVGRSMAVIFIEQRPVTTYVKQVVNGVEKDVPVQTFKEEKKIISLATIQSPLGAQFRITGLNGQGESSELALLLRAGGLAAPMYFAEERTIGPSLGADNITKGIDASLWGMLFVSLFIMAIYRFFGLIATVALAVNMVMLLALMSLLGATLTLPGIAGIVLTMGMAVDANVLIFSRIREEIAAGMTVQRAINEGFGRAFTAILDANLTTLLVGGILFAMGTGPVKGFAVTMSLGIFTSMFTAIMVTRAMVNLIFGGRDFKKLWI
- the tgt gene encoding tRNA guanosine(34) transglycosylase Tgt; translated protein: MSFELLATDGKARRGRLTFPRGTVETPAFMPVGTYGTVKGMLPRDIVATGAEIILGNTFHLWLRPGTEVIKKHGDLHDFMQWKGPILTDSGGFQVFSLGAMRKIKEEGVTFASPVDGAKVFMGPEESMQVQRDLGSDIVMIFDECTPYPADEDVARVSMELSLRWAQRSKNAHGDNTAALFGIVQGGMHQDLRMRSLEGLDKIGFDGLAIGGLSVGEPKHEMIKVLDYLPGQMPADKPRYLMGVGKPEDLVEGVRRGVDMFDCVMPTRNARNGHLFIDTGVLKIRNAFHRHDDSPLDPTCDCYTCQNFSRAYLHHLDKCGEMLGSMLNTIHNLRHYQVLMAGLREAIQQGTLAAFVDAFYAKRGLPVPPLD